From Impatiens glandulifera chromosome 7, dImpGla2.1, whole genome shotgun sequence:
gagaaaaaaaacctaaaatgtTTGGGAAGATGAAAATGGCAAATGAAAGGGCGGGTTTCTGGgcttttgggtttttaaaattttagatttttttttattgggccTACGTGGCCTGCCACGTAGACAGTCGCTGGGAGAATCGCTCTCACAGTAGTTGTCTGtatcatttctattttttttaattgttattctattgtttatttttggtgtttttttattattatgatttttaagCTGATATAACTTATTACAAATGATGTCATAACTtgaattatattgtttattttacgaatttttattgtttgttacaaaaatataaggtatattagaatcaattattttgtaaacctaaaatatattaaaaataaaatgtttaattaatttaaaaaaaaataaataacaaaaagataatttaatttttctaaatttaataaaattacttatttaatctataaattaaaatattattattattatatatttaatgtatcaaattaatatattgaatttattaattaatataataatatataagagtATAATAGTTTGATATATTTCATtagatttataaattttaatattgaatgcagtttagaatttttatttttttaatttattaatttatttaatattcaggtattcaatcttaattttaaattatttatttatttataatcatattaATAGTCTTGCCCACATTACCATACATGCATACTCGGTTGTATCGGtcatttcaataaataattataaatttcacaaaatgcTCAAAATATGATCTCCATTGATCTATAACATATCTATGGTACGGTGGGTCGGAAACATATCTGAAAATTTctgataaaaatataacatattccctgtattttattttttaatttataataaatgaaaaatatatgtttttttaattaaaagataacTAGCCTCTCACACAATAGTAAGGTCGGTCTTATGGTGAGCTCACGGGCAATCCACTTCACATGGtagttcattaaaaaaatcaattttttttttttaatttattagatattttaatataaaagtatgTAGCCCATAGttcaagatgaaaaataaaaaatttaattggttataagttcaaattttactaaaaatatattttttgtattaactttttaaattaaaatcaggatatttaattttttttcttcacgtTTTTTCTAATTCTCGGGACCGACATTGCACACTAGTGACCTTATAGCCATGACCCCAACTTAAAcacaaaacatatatttatttattcgttttattcataattttattattattattttaaaccactatattttttaaatcctaccaaactcaaatttataaatttcgtCTCTAGGTTgtgtttgtgttttttattttacgtTGGATGGATGTGAGCATGTTTGATGCAATCTTTGGcttttttactatttatttaaagttttttttataatttttttcttatttttagttGTTTAATGCAACcaacttagttaaaataaataaattattttgtaatgtaCTTTTTTTGGGTGAAATTTTGTaagattaaaatgtttgaatttataaaatgttaaaaaaaaaataaaaaaatagtttgactaGACAAATCACATTTATGATGGAAACGGAGCAATTCAGTTTGGTAATCGCATTACTATCCCATCCTGAATCAACTAGTCTCGGCCGATCATGATGatgagaattttaaatataaactattcCCGTGGTATATCGAAAacgaaaaataatttaaaattaaaatataaataataaaataattcatataattataataataaattattaaaatatcaattatttataattctaaatattgtattataattaaatgagCGAAGATAAAAAGTTCTTTTTAATGCAAAATCCGATCCGCCTCGATCACCTGTCGGGAAAAACCGTACCAACAGGTTTGGATCGGTTACCGCGAGACGATTTCGAATTGTCATActtatttaggttttttttttcaaagttaTAATTTGGAGCTTTTAATAGTTAagattatacaaaaataaagttttgtatctatcgttaacttattatttacgtgacatttataaataaatatataaaaatttcatatcactaatttaattatcgaaTTTTAACGAAAAGAATATTTAGACTATAAAATTTTAACGGTTGTTAAAATTCtcacttaaaatttaataattaaatttagtgacataaatattttatttaattatttataaatatcacataaataataaattatccacgtctaaaaatattgaaaattattaattttggtaTCTTTAACACTAAAAACTGAGAATGGTAaagtttaaagaaaaatttGAAATCTCAAATCCAAAAAGTTCaacccttttttattttatttattttaaatttagaaggttaactaattttttttttttttttttttatattagaaacCGATTGAGTTctactaatataatttaataaaatagttttattattaaaaaaaaatattaatagagaatatgaataatgaaaactcaattttaaataataaatttattaaatacttatatttatatgaggTTTATTGGTTCTGTTCCGTATAACCCTAGTTTGATTTCCTAAGGGTTGAACGCGGAGCTCTCTCTCTTCGATTTCCTGCCCCAAATCCATCTCCGATTGTTCATCACAAGTACGAATCCATTCGTATCCAAAACTCTCGATCTTAGATTTCGCATCTACGAGATGGGTTCCAGAAAGCCAGACAATCCCCTGTACGGAGACGGTGCTAGCCCTGGGTATGATTTCATCGTTTCTGATTCTACTTCATTGTATTTCGTTCGTTTcttgatgatattattattaacgtTCTCTTTGATTGATTTGCAGAAAGATTTTCGTTGGTGGTCTTGCTAAAGATGCTACCCTTGGTACGTCTTTTACATCTTGTTTCTTCTTATTGtagttttatacttttttttcttctgtaCATAGAATTCACTTCAAATTGTCGACTTGCAGAGCAATTTTCTGCCTATTTCGGAAAATACGGAGAGATAACGGACTCCGTGATAATGAAAGAACGAGTCTCTGGTCGGCCAAGGGGTTTTGGATTTATAACTTACGCCGATCCATCTGTTGTCGACACTGTTATTGCTGAAACCCACTTGATTAATGACAAACAGGTTGGCCTTTTCATTGCTAAAACCCAATTGATTAACTAATCCATGTGTTCTTTTGCTGAAACCCAATTGATTACTAGCTATAATCACATGATATCATCATTACATGAAGCACATAACTAATTTTTGTTGTGGTCGATTGGTAGGTTAGGACTTCTCATTGTTATACTGTCTATTTGGCTGCATACTTCCTAATTTAATGAGTTTTAGATAGTACTGTCAATGATATtgcatttattatttcatatctCAAGCTATAAATAGTTTTTTCAAGTAAGTTATGTTCTAATCATTAAAGCATATTTTGGATTCAATCACTTAATGGAATTTATGTTTGATCATGTGTTGTAGGTTGAGATCAAAAGGACCATCCCTAAAGGTGCTGCTGAATCCAAGGACTTCAAAACTAAGAAGATTTTTGTTGGAGGGATTCCCGCATCTGTAGATGAAGGTGTGATAGGATGTCTAAGTTATGTTTCTGTAAATCCTTTTACTTTTCACATGAAATATAACTGTTCCCTACTCTCTTTTGCCCTTGTTTTTTTCGTGGGGGTAATCGTTCTGCAGATGAACTTAAGACTTTCTTCTCAAACTATGGTAAAGTGGTGGAACATGAGATTATTAGGGATCATGTGTCTAACCGTTCCCGAGGCTTTGGATTCATAGTATTTGACAATGAAGGAGTAGTTGAGAGTATTCTTTCTTCTGGCAATAAGATTGATATGTCTGGCACTCAGGTATGTTTAGTCTGGTGTGTCATTAAGATGTTAGATGGCCGGGTCATAGATTTattgcatttaaaaaaaaaaaacgccCACTTAGGTTAGCTCAAGTGGTAAAAGTCTTGAACTTAATAAGTCAGAAGTTTAATGTTCGATTCGCACTTAAAGTACCTTGATAGAAGTAGTGGGTCATGCTAGCCTCCTCTAGAAAAAACCTTAGTcacaaaaaaaaaggaaaaaccaAACATTGTTTAGTAATTGATTTTCGAATGATTCTTCAATCCATAAGATTGAAGTGATGTGCATATGCACAACTTGTGACCTTTTTAGGTGTAGCTGTTAGAATGTTTGATTGCCCATGTTTGTCAGACTTCTTTGCAGGTAGAAGAAAGGCTTTAGGTTGTTAACTTATTGCTTTGTTGTAGGTTGAGATCAAGAAGGCTGAACCAAAGAAATCCTCAAACCACCCTGTATCTGCACCCTCATATGGTAGTGATTCTAGGGGCCGTGGTTACGGTGATAGTGGTTATGGTGGCTCCTATGGTGGTTTTGGGGGTGGTGGAGGTTTTGGCCCTGCTCCTTATAGGTCATATGGAGGAGCTGGAAATAGGTTAAACGATTATGGAGGTTATGGTGGTGGTGATTTTAACAGTCGTTATGGTGATTTTGGTGGAAATGATTACATGGGGTACCGTGGGGGGGATCAGTCCCTTGGCTATTCTAGCCGCTTTGGTTCCTATGGTGGTGGTTTTGGTAGTGGATATGGAGGGGGTGGCTTAGGTGGTGGTTATGGCCGCGGAAATGGTGGTGGCGGTGGTTATGGTGGTGGTTATGGTGCAGGTGGAGGTCCtagtggtggtggtggtggttatGATTCTGGCCCTGCTGGTGGATATGGTGGTGGTGCAGGTGCAGGTGGAGGAGGAATGTATGGAGGTAGGgcaggaggaggaggaggaggagggtaTAACGGTCGTTATCATCCATATACAAGGTAGAGAAAGCTAAGATTTTTTTCCCGCAACTCCCAatagaaatatttaaagaaaaaaggGTGGAAAGTGTCTAGAAGATCAGAAGAGAGATTTCCATTAGACTGTTGAATCTTAGACTTGGTTTTTATGTTAAGTTTAGACTGTATGGTTCCTTGAGAGTTCTACTTGTTTAGGAACTTAGAGATTTGGTTAATGTACCTTAGTGAAAATTGGATACTTTTGAGAGGTTTTCTATTAAGTTTTAAGACTAATTAGCTTATTGTGTTTGATATGATGAGAACTGCTAGTGCAGAAGTTGCAAACCCCCTCCCTTCACAGATCTTTTCTTTATGACTAGATTAGAGATATATTTGATCagtttattgaattttttttatgggTCTTGCTTTATGTTTGGTTAAAGTTGAAGTGAAAGTTCCAATTCCAATTATGTTTGTTTAAAAAGTAGAGTTAGAATTATGATGGAATTGAATTTTGCACAATTCTAGTTTCTAGCAAGGATACTTGTAAGTAATTAAAAGAATTAGGATTCATTTCAAATGCAGTGAGTGAAAAGGTTGCATCTTTTTTAGTTAATTAGATGATAATGTCTCATGTTTTTGTAATGGTTAATATTTGAATAGATTATACCGGATCCTTTCATTAAAAGACTACATCTCACATcattaaatttcttaaattcttatAGGAACGTGGtctatataattatcaatctcTTCTTTTATAACAACACctcttataatttgaaaatctagttacacatttttattcttaatatcAACCTGCTATCATTGAGGAGTGGTTAAGGATCACAAGATCAATACATAAGAGTTCGTTTAATacgtgaaaaatatgaaaatttgttTATCATTTTCCTTTTTTCCAGCTTTTCAGTTCAccaaattcattaattaaaagttGGGGCGACTTTTATATTATTCTACATCTATAAAAATACTACAATACATAAACTAAAGAACTACAAATGCAGTTTTCATAGTCTATAACCATCTCCAATTTGGGTACTCTATATTCATacccaaatttatttttcttttccaatAGAACACCAaacctaaacaaaaaaaaaataaaccgcATATATATGCGTTATACTATTCATGAAACGCATAAGAatgaaaattcaaaacaaattcctgaagtttattaattgtttgatttgtatatttaattttttgatatcatttattttaaacatttaatttagtcctttaattttttatttaattaaatttttatatttagtttttgtatataatttatttatatgtttaattttttttgttttatcttatatatttatattaatatttttatatatcataaatttataataataaataatattgataaaaaaaactaaaaaaaaaataaatacaataattatatttcttaaaaatacttaaaaataaaaattatatttattacaataattaaaaatacatctcttaccataatatttttcttaccataatatttttcttaccataatatttttcttaccataatatttttatgtatatcaattattgatttataaataatttaatcataattttctttaataagtGTTAGTTTGAAAAAGTACTGAGATTTAATtggtaaagttgataaatatataagtagttattgaaaaaattaaaaagatagtgtaaaatgaaatattcctatattattcttttgagtttaaaaatgagttttttagttagagatgaattactgtttgacgtcacatttactatattttaaattttaggtttGAGAATAAGTATATCGGTTGAAGATATCTAAGTACTTCATAATATTCTTTGTTCTTTggagaaaaacacaaataatataaaataatagtaacaaattatttatccTGTGGTAGTTTAGAAAATCTTCACAAATCTTATAACAATAGTTTAATAAATCTTCTTCACAAATCTTATAACAATTAACTTTAGTTTTTGGAATCCTCCTAGTCATTTACAATAAAGATGTCTCTTTATGGTATCCATCCTATAAATGTGTGTCAACTTAATTGtacgataaaaaaaaaaaattcacatataaatgatgagaaaataaaatatggaaaactttaagttattttttttatcacaatttCTCTTGAAATTAAAtaccataattaaaaataaataactcaatcaaaattttgattaatcaTTCTCTACAATTTTATACCATGTCCCAAGAAAATAGATGTATTAGTTATTTCaagttaagaatatttttttaaactagaaaaagagatgaatgaaattttttataattttcgtTAAGttgaaatcatttaaatacaacCAAATGACTAGACAAATGAGcttaaaaaaataggaaaatatatAGACATAATCTCCTAAAAACTACTcactatattaataattaattaattaaccacAAACTAAAACTGAAAtactaaaaacaagaaaaaactaACCGCAACTTCAAGCAAACTTCAACACTCCTCCTTACTTGAGTTGTTGTAGATGCCAAGGAATTCGAACTTGCTCTTTGGTAAAGCCTTGGTGAACATTTCTGAAGTTCAGTCTTGCAATACTTCAACTTAACACACCCCTCTTTTTGCACTTCCCTAAAAAAGAACAACttgatgttaaaatatttggttttttcatgaaaaataggattgtttgaaataaaaattgcaGCCTGGTTGTCAACAAACACCTCTGTACAATCTTTTTGTCCCAAACTCAGGTCAATTAGCATTTTCCTCAGTCATAAAGCTTGATTTGCAACAGTAGTAGCAACAAGAAACTATTTTCTACTGTGGATTGTGCAATTATCTCATTCTTCTTACAACACCATGAGAACACTCCTGAACCAAGACTAAAACAATAGCCCGAAGTACTTCTCATATCATCAATAGATCCAGTCCAATCACTGTCTGAATATCCATGCAAAGAATACTTCAGACCTATACTTAACTTAATGCCAAAGTTGGGTGTTCCCCTAATATGTCTAAGGATCCTCTTAACTGCTCTAAGATGAGTTTTAGTTGCACAGTTAGTAAATCTTGATAAAAGACTTACAAGTTACAACATACAATATATCAGGTATGGTTGCTATCAAGTACATGAGACAACCAACCAACCTTCTATAGAGAGGCTCATCAACTTTATCAGCTTCATCACATTTGCTCAACTTCTCATTCGGACGCATAGAAGTAGCGATAGTTTTGCAATTCTCcattttgaacttttttaagATCTCCTTAGCATACTTCTTCTGATAATGAagatcttataatttttttgcatGATTTCCATCCTAATGAAATATGTCATCTCCTACATCTATCGTCTCAAAAGAATTTTGCATATCCCTTTTAAACTATTCAACAAACTTATCATTGTTTCCTTTGACATATAAGGAGATGGCAACAAAATTGATTTCATCACCTTTGACATAAAGAGTTTCTTCACTTATGCTTTTTTAAAGCTCAACTCCATCAAATACTTATCAGTTCTACTTTACCAGGCCTTTGGAGCCTGTTTCAGTctatataagatttttttgaGAAAGTAGACTTCATCTTTATGCCTTTCACAAACAACCTGAAGGTTTCAGGTTGGTTGCTCAACATAAATCTCCTATTCAAATACTCCATTTATTGAACCCTTCCGATGCTAAAGAAGGGATTGACACTTATCTGAAATAATAGAGTCAAAATAGTCtttatttttcctatttatCAAAATACTCATGGAACACTAACAGTTACTATTGTAATTTAATTACTGTAATCCTAATGTATAAAACTACCTTGAATGTACtcattgtaaatattaaaaaatattatcttcacTATCTCTTTCAATTTGGTATCAGAACTCCTTTGGACAACTCCTCTAAAAGGTCTGAAACAACAAATACCATCCATTTTCTTCATTCctataatttatctctttaaaaCCAGATcgacacaattttattttatgaaaatcacaATAATACTGGTTCTAAAAGAAAACAGACTGTTCATCTTTATGACACGACACGAATCATCTAGACGCCACATCTCAAAATGATGACACTAATGAAAGGGAAAACTCACCATCACTGTCATTCCAGCATTTGAAGCAATACTACATTTTGAGTAAAATGAGAAATACCTGAACggaaaataaaaagtataactaaaaaattataacataaaagaGCTTAGCCATCATTCAATAGGAGTTTTTGAGAAAATGTATTGAGCAAGAAGTGATGATAAACCTTAGGTTTTCATAGTATTTAAAGTTCATTTTTatgatgaaattaattaattagtatattttattaattaattatatataattggaaGGTGGCAATTGTGCCTAAAAGCATGTTAAATAGTTTCCAAAACTTTGTTGTGCTCATAAATATGACAcataatttatatctataacttttaattagtggtttatatttataattaatggatggtttgaataaattttgttaatttataatttaagaaagTATAGGatattttactatatattttgtttttaccaTGTTTGCAAATATGATACATTGTTTATATCTATAACTTTTAATTAGTGGTTTATATCCAtaacatttaatatttgaataagtctgattaatttattatttaagaaaacatCTGATTTTTACTATAAACTTTGTTTTCACCATATGAACTGtgtttttgtaatgtttggacTTGGACTAGTCAAATTATTTAGGAAACTTGTAGATTATTTTACTCGGACCTCTACTCTGACTTCTTTCCCGTCTTTTAAAGACCAAGACATCTGAGTGTGAAGAGGAATCCTGTgactttcttctcatctcttcattcataaCACTGCCCTTAGCCAATTCCATGGTGATAATACCATCCGTTGCAGATCGTTGGACAAGGATGCCCTAAAAGTCTCCCAAAAATCCGATAATATACCAAGTAGCCATAGACCttgaatctcatcatcaaacttgATACCATTCCTGAAAGCTGATTCACAATGCCCTGAAATGAATTTAAGTGATATGTAACAGGAGTGCCATCTTTGTACTGTAACTCGATCAATTGCTTAATCAAGATCAATTTATTGTTCCTAGTCTTCCGAGCATACAACTGTTCAAGCTTGTTCCACAAAGTACGAACATGTGTCTCCCCAATAATATGATTCAGCACATTATCCTCCACCCATTGACAAATATATCCACAAACCTGTCTATGCAAAATAGTCCATTCTGCATCAGTTTTATTCTCAGGTTTATCAGTAGCAAAAACAGGTAAGTAATAATCTTTCACATATAGGAGATCTTCCATTTTTGCCTTCCAAACATGATAATTagaaccattcaaattaatcatcctacttgtattagtttccatcgttcaaacaattcaattcacaaataagcaactaaggctctgataccactttgatggaaatgcaccacaaTAGTAAATAACAAAATGCGGAATTTAACATTCGTTTGACAACACAttcccaaaccgtttaaacctGCGAGAaagctaacaaataggtatgcacaaatgcaatcaacacaatccctaaaacagtgagtaacacaccaagcaagcgcacacacaaacaacacaaaattttagcgtggaaaacccctcaatgggtcAAAAAAcacgggacacctagtgccgcttaaaatcGACTACCACCGGCAAGAGAGAAATACAAAGTCTTCTCTAGAAaatactagaggcatacaaattcatCATACCCTTGaaaacatgcacatcaaggaatatgaaaaacaatcaaagaacaagaaatgaagaatatcaccGAAATAACTATTGTTCCGACAACAAAACTCCGACCTCCGGACCTCATAATCTGATCTCCACCGTCcagaatgttggcccagaagttgtgaagctgCTGTCCAAATATTAGGACGATTcaacggtgcaaactccgaTGATCATCAAAACACTAAGACTGGTTCTGAATGAACAGTACCTCTGAAACTTAaagtttttctctcttttctttcttgctTTTTCTCTCCCCTTCTCttgctctatttttttttctagaaaaaaCTTTTTCCTATTTTTATCTTGTTCCGAAATAATTGTATTAAGTGAGGTTCAAGATGAACCTATTTGCTGAGTTTTCCTCATGGATCAAGGAAAATAAAAAACCCAATAACttgtaaattattttaccaAAAACATATATTGATCTGGGTTTATTTGGAATTtggtaataattatatattttattatttagtttgaagtataaaaaatgtataaattataaatattttataaatttgtgtaGGCtaagagattatatatatatatatatatatatatatatatatatatatatatatatatatatatatatatatatatatatatatatatatatatatatatatttataatatgtataattttacatatattaatataatattttttactaattattattttttgttagtgtatattaataataatacatataattttaattttttatttatctaaaaaacagagtaataaaaaataattaaaaaagataatcaatagtttaaaaaataactaataagataatataataaaattaatttaatttaattttaaatttaatattttttaaattttatttcagtatgaaatgtaatttataataatttattaaaacactgtatattactaaataaaataatatttaaaatttgtagaCATGATAATTCAACccactcaaatttataaaaaaattacaattttaaaataatattttaaaatttttaattcaaaataaccca
This genomic window contains:
- the LOC124945845 gene encoding heterogeneous nuclear ribonucleoprotein A2 homolog 1-like, translating into MGSRKPDNPLYGDGASPGKIFVGGLAKDATLEQFSAYFGKYGEITDSVIMKERVSGRPRGFGFITYADPSVVDTVIAETHLINDKQVEIKRTIPKGAAESKDFKTKKIFVGGIPASVDEDELKTFFSNYGKVVEHEIIRDHVSNRSRGFGFIVFDNEGVVESILSSGNKIDMSGTQVEIKKAEPKKSSNHPVSAPSYGSDSRGRGYGDSGYGGSYGGFGGGGGFGPAPYRSYGGAGNRLNDYGGYGGGDFNSRYGDFGGNDYMGYRGGDQSLGYSSRFGSYGGGFGSGYGGGGLGGGYGRGNGGGGGYGGGYGAGGGPSGGGGGYDSGPAGGYGGGAGAGGGGMYGGRAGGGGGGGYNGRYHPYTR